The segment GCCGCGGCCGCCCGGCTCACCGCGAACCCCACGACGGTCCTGATCCTGTCGGTGGTGTTCGCCGAGATCGCCGCCGTCGGCGGTCTCATCCTGTCCCTGGCGCCGGAACTGCCGATCTCGGTGACCGTCACGACCATCTCGTTCGCGATCTATCTCGCCTGCCGCGCGGTGGGGCTGCGCGCGCGAGACTAGGCCGTGTTGCGAGTTCGATCGAGGCCACCGGCGCCTTTCCCGGCTGGTCGAGTGCGACGCTGCGAGCCTGCGAGCAACGACGCGTATCGAGGCCACCGGCACCCGGGCAGGGTCAGCCCCTACTCCCCACGATCTCCGCGAACATCGCCTCCCAGTAGCCCAGCGACGGATCCGTCTCCGGATCGCGCGGGTGGAACGTGTATGCGAGGCGCGCACCGCGCATCGAGGTGATCATCACCTCGCGGGTCCGCACGTAGTCGGGCCGCGCCGTCACCTCCGCACCGAAGAGTTCATCGGCGCGGTCGCGGAGGATCCCGAGCATCCGGTGCTCCACACCCGAGAGCGCTTCGCGCAGTTCGGGATTCGCCGTCCTCGCCCCCATCCAGAGTTCCATCGACGCCCAGAAGCACGACTGCCCCGTGATGTTCCACATCGCCTCGACGGCGAATCGGATCCGGTCGGACAGGTCGTCGGGGATCGTCACACCGGCTGTCAACTCCGCGATCCGAACCTCGGCGAGGTGATGCACGGCAGCGGTGAGCAGCATCTCGCGCGACGGGAAGTGGTGCAGCAGCCGCCCCCTCGTTACGCCTGCGACCTGCTGAATGTGCAGGGTCGTCGCCGCCGAGTACCCCTCCTCGAACAGCACCTTGGCGGCAGCGTCGAGGATCGTGTCCCGCGTCTGCGCCGCGCGGTCCTGCTGTCGTCGTTCCACCAGACTCATTCTCCACACTTCTGCCGAGTCCACCATTGACAAAACAGTCACTTCTGACTGTATCGTGCTTCTCATGTCGCTTCCCGAGATCCTGCAGACCCCGCTCACCGTGCCCGTCGTCGCGTCTCCGATGTTCATCGCGTCCGGTCCTGCGCTGGTCAGCGCCCAGTGCCAGGCGGGCGTCATCGGCTCGTTCCCCGCGCTCAACGCCCGGCCGGCGTCGCAGCTAGCAGACTGGCTCGACGAGATCACCGAGTCCAACGCCGCCTACGCCGCCGCGAACCCCGACGCCGTCGTCGCACCGTTCGCCGTCAACCAGATCGTCCACCGCTCCAACATCCGCATGGAGGAGGATCTCGCGACGATCGTCGAGCACAAGGTGCCGATCGTCATCACCTCGCTCGGCGCGCGGCCCGACGTCAACGAGGCCGTCCACTCGTACGGCGGCATCGTCCTGCACGACGTCGTCAACGACACCTTCGCCCACAAGGCCGTGGAGCGCGGGGCCGACGGCCTGATCGCCGTCGCCGCCGGCGCGGGCGGCCACGCCGGAACCCTGTCACCGTTCGCGCTGGTCCAGGAGATCCGCACCTGGTTCGACGGCCCGCTCCTGCTGTCGGGTGCCATCGCGCACGGTCGCTCGATCCTGGCCGCCCTCGCCGCGGGCGCCGACTTCGCCTACGTCGGATCCGCGTTCCTCGCCACCGATGAGGCCAACGTGGTCGACGACTACAAGGACATGGTGGTCGCCTCCCGCGCCGACGACATCGTCTACAGCAGCACCTTCACCGGCGTCCACGGCAACTACCTGCGCGGCAGCATCGAGGCCCACGGCTTCGACCCCGCGAACCTCCCCAAGCCCGAGTCCGGCCCCAACCCGCTCAGCGGCGGCCTCGGCGAGGTCCGGGCCTGGCGCGACGTCTGGGGCTCCGGCCAGGGCATCGGCTCGGTCGCGAAGCGCACCACCGTCGCCGAGACCGTCGACCGTCTTGCCGCTGAATACCGCGCAGCGCGCGAGGGACTGCTCGAGCGAGTCGGCGCCGCTGTCTGACGCATCCGCTGAGGCTCCGCAGCATCCGAGTATTTCCTGCGCACACGAATACCGGCGATTCGCAGAACTGTGGATAACTCATTCCCGGTTTCACGCGCGTCTCCGTAAAGTGGACAGCCACCGGGCGAGACGGGGAAGGGGCCGCAGATGACAGTTCGAGTCGACGTCGAACCAGACCTTCTGCGCTGGGCCGCCGAGCGCGCAGGCTGGGACCGAGAAACTGTCGAACGCCGCGCACCACGATTCGAGGCATGGATCACGGGTACCGCCCGTCCAACGCTGAAGCAGTTGGAGGCGTTCGCCAAGGCGACGCACACCCCGTTCGGCTTGCTCTTCCTTCCGCGACCTCCGGTTGAGGAGGTCCCGATCCCCGACATGAGGACCATCGGCAACGATGACATCGCCGCTCCGTCCGCGAATCTCCTCGACACGATCTACACCTGCCAGAATCGCCAGGACTGGTACCGCGGCTACGTCGAGGAACACGGCATCGACTCTCCCGACTTCGTGGGCGCTGCGCGTGCTTCCGATCCCGCCGAACAGGTAGCCGCACAGATCCGGCAACGCCTCGACTTCGAGGTCGCCGACCGACGCGGGCTTGCCGGTCCCAGTGCCGCACTTCGTGCGCTGATCGATCGTGTCGAGTCGCTCGGTGTGCTCGTCATGGTGAGCGGCATAGTCGGCAGCGACACGCACCGACGACTCGATCCCGACGAGTTCCGCGGGTTCGCGCTCGCAGATCCCGTCGCGCCGTTGATCTTCGTGAACGGCAGTGACACAAAGGCCGCTCAACTGTTCACACTGATCCATGAGCTGGCGCACGTCTGGCTCGGCGGAAGCGCACTGTCCGACGCTGCACCGACCGCGACGTCCGGCGTCACCGACGAACTCTGGTGCAATCGCGTTGCGGCCGAGGTGCTCGTACCCAGATCTGTCCTGCACGACGAGTTCAACGGTCACGCCGACCAGATCGAGATCACTCGACTCGCACGCCTGTTTCGTGCAAGCACGCTCGTTGTGATCAAGCGCCTGTTCGACATAACGTTGCTGGATTGGGCCGACTACCAGCAGGTCTACAACGACGAACGCGCCCGTCTCCTGAGTTTCATCCGCGATACGAAGCGCAGCGACGGCGGCGACTTCTACAACACTCAACCGCTTCGGCTCAGCCGACGGTTCACCCGATCCGTCATCGGAAGCACCGTCGAAGGGACCACTGCCTACCGCGACGCTTATCAGCTGCTCGGGACGAAGACGCACGCCACGTTCGAGAAACTCGCAGAGCGAGTCGGGGTCGCGTGATGTACCTCGTCGACGCGAACGTTCTCATCGAGGCGAAGAACCGCTACTACGCCTTCGATCTCGCCCCCGGCTTCTGGGATTGGATCGATCACGCGCACCAGCAGAACCTGGTGTGCAGCATTGACGCTGTCTACACCGAACTGACAGTCGGTACGGATGCGCTCGCGACCTGGGCGGAGCGGCGTCCAACGTTCTTCCGCCCGATCGACGAAGCAACTACGCGGCATTTCGCACCGCTGACGCAATGGGCCACGTCAACCGGCTTCACGCCGGCAGCGCTCTCGAAGTTCACCGGCGACAACACCGACTACCTCCTCATCGCCTACGCCCGCGAGCACGACCACGTCGTCGTCACCCACGAGATCTCTCAGCCAACAGCACGGAAGCGCGTCTTGATCCCCGACGCCTGCCACGCCATGGGAGTGCACACTGTCAATACGTTTGACATGCTCCGGGCGTCCGGCGCTCGGTTCGGGCTGCAGTTGCCCGCCTAATCTACCGAGCCCCGGCGAGTGCTGAAACTAGTCGCGTCCGGTCTGGTCCGGTCCGCGGAGCTCTTGATGCCTACTCCGTACATCTGGACAATTACGCGGTCCAAAAGTGCGGACTAAGCGCCGTTGACCGCCAACCCACACAGAACGCCCAATCCGATATCTTAGTAATCGGCTCGCCCTCCGAACAGCGCGCTCAGGAGGTGCTGGAATGCTGCGCGAAGGCCTGTACGACGCACTCAAGTCATTGTCGGCGCTCTACTCCGGACCTCCGGATGAAGCTCTCCTTTTCAACGATGCGGTAGCGACGGTCTTCTCTCTCACTGGCCCGATGTCGGGACGCTCCGAGGTTGAACGAGACCTGCTTTCGGAGGTCTACCTACGTCTCCACAAGCATGAGTGGACAGATCTGCTGGAACCGTTGATCGACGCGGCTCGCAGCAACGAAACCGAATCCGCTTTCGAGCTGAGCCTCGATCAGCTGGTGGCCGAGCACCAGAGCCTACGAGATGCCAGTGACGCATTACCGCACCTCAAACGCGAACGCCGAAACCTCCAGTCGATGATCGACATCGCGGCGGACGATTCCAAGAGACGGTTGCAGTATCACGTCGACGACGTCGAACAGCGCCTACGCGCCGCCGAGGAGATGCTGGCGAAGCACCTCGAAGTCGACAGGGTGGGCAGGACCGCAGCACGCACATACCGACTCAATTCCGACGGCATCAGGGAGTCGTTGAAGGCTCGCATCACCCGCGACGGCCCGGTTGCGGCCAGGGCATGGCTCCGACACGCGAATTTCCGAAGCGCCGTGGCCGACAGCGACTTCGCGGGACTCGCCGTCGGCCACGTCAAATCCTGGTGCCGAGAACACATGTCGGGGTTCGTCCCCGACGACGAGCAAGCCATCGCGATCGCAGCGGCGGGCGCTCATGCGATCGTCGAGGCACGCGCCGGAAGCGGGAAGACCGCCACCATGATCGCCCGCGCGGCCTACCTGATCGACGTCCACGGCGTCGACCCGCGATCGATCATGTTTCTCGCCTTCAACACCGCGGCAGCGCAGGAAGTCGCGGACAGGTTGGCCAAGTACCTGCCCGACGCGACCGTGCCGCACGCGATGACCTTCCACGCTCTGGCCAAACGCATCGCGAGACCACCGGAGAACATCCTGGTGGACTCGAGCGAGACGTCGCGCCCGCTGAGCCGGCTGGTCCAGACGGTGATCGACGAGTTCGTCCACGACCCCGCGCACATCAACCGTGTTCGCGATCTCATGCTCGAGTACGCGAGGCAGGACTGGGCGGAGATCTCGCGCCGCGGCGACGACCTTCCACCGGAGTTGCAGGTCCAGTTCCGCCGATCGCTGCGTCAGGAGACGATTCGCGGCGAATACGTGAAGTCGTTCGGCGAGAAGCTGATCGCCAACACCTTGGCCGAGCACGGCATCGCCTACCGGTACGAGAAGTTCTTCGCGTGGAATGGAAGTCCGTACCACCCAGACTTCACCATCTTCGATGCTCAGCACCGCGCGCGGATCGTCATCGAGTACTTCGGCATGACCGGCGACGCCGACTACGACGAGCAGACCTCGCAGAAGCGCGCGTTCTGGAAGGAACACAATGCTTCCGTCCAACCGTCGGATCAAGTGCACTTTCTGGAGTACGCACCACGCGACATCGCTCGTCCAGATTTCCCCGATATGCTCCTCGCCGATTTGGCCGAGATCGGCCTGAGTCCGGACCGGCTCTCGGAGGACGAGATCTGGTCGCAGATCAGGAAACGGTCCATCGGCAAGTTCACCGACATCATCACGAGCACGATCAACCGTGCCCGTCAGCGTCGTTGGTCGGGTTCGGACCTGCGAGCGGAGTGGGCCCGGTTCGATTCCTCGGCCGCCATCGTCGACGAGTTCATGGAGCTCGGCGCTGAGGCCGTGGACCGTTACGCGGAGTTGCTCGTCGAGACCTCGCAGATCGACTTCACCGGCCTGCTGTGGCGGGCCGTCGACGAGATGGCAGCGGGCGCCGTCGAATTCGGCCGCGGAGGCCGCGTCGAAGGTGACATCCGGACGCTTCGGTACATCATCGTCGATGAGTTCCAGGACTTCTCGCCGGTCTTCTACGAGCTCCTTCGGCAGGTCCTCGATGCCGCACCGCAGGCCGAAGTCATGGCTGTCGGCGACGACTGGCAGGCCATCAACGAGTTCGCGGGATCGACGACCAAGTACTTCACCGACTTCGACGAGTACTTCCCCGGCGGCAAACGCTTCCAGCTTCGCTCCAACCGACGGTCGATCGGTCGTGTCGTCGCACTCGGCAATGCAGTGATGGAGGGGCACGGGTTCCCCGCGTGGCCGATCGTCCGAGGCGACGGAGAGATCCGCGAGCTGGTCCTCGACGACTTGGTACCGACCCGCCACGAAGCAGAACAGTTCAGCGGCGACCTCCTGACCCCCGCACTGCTCCGCCTCATCGCCTCACACCTGGACGCAGACCCTCCGCGATCGGTTGCGGTCCTGGACCGCAGACGCACACGCTCGTATTGGACGTCCATCGACGGAAAGTCCATCGAACTGAAGGGAATCGAAGAGTACGGGGCCCGCCTCCTGAGGCTATTGGATCGCGGCGACGTCGATGTGCAGTTCGGTACGGTCCACGGGTTCAAAGGGCGCGAGGCGGACGCCGTCATCCTGACCGCTGTCGACGTGGAGTCGTATCCCCTCGTCCACCCGACGTGGGCCCTCGGCACCGTGTTCGGCGACACCTTCCCGTCACTTGTGGAGGCGGAACGGCGCCTGTTCTACGTCGGGACCAGTCGCCCCAAGAACTACCTCGACGTTCTCGTTCCCAGAACAGGCCAGTCCATGTTCTGGAGTCGGCTGCCCGCTTCGCTGATCATCCGGAAAGCGACCTGGGCGGAATTGAGGACTGCGGTCCAGGACCGATCAGACCGTGTCGAGATTCGTGTGTTCTTCTCCAAGTTGTCCGATGACGAATTCCAAGTCGTGAGATCGTGGCTGAAAGAAAACCGATTCAAGTTCAGCTCTCGCACAGGTGCAAAGTACTGGTGGACAGTGCTCGATGAACTAGATGAGGACAGGGCCAGGGACAGCTGGATCGGGCGTCACGCCGGCGTCACCCTCGAAGGCTGGCAGAACGACCGCTTGATCTTCTCGCATCCCCGGCCGCGCAGACCGTTCTAGCGTGCGCGTGTACGCCCCCGGTCCCGCCGACTCGTCAACTCGCCGCCACCAACGCCGACTCCCGCACCGACTGCAGCACCGCCAGGATCCCGTCGACACCGTTGTCGTCGAAGACTCCGGCCACGCCGTCGGACGCGTTGTCGATGTACGGGCTCTCGAAC is part of the Gordonia phthalatica genome and harbors:
- a CDS encoding TetR/AcrR family transcriptional regulator, which codes for MSLVERRQQDRAAQTRDTILDAAAKVLFEEGYSAATTLHIQQVAGVTRGRLLHHFPSREMLLTAAVHHLAEVRIAELTAGVTIPDDLSDRIRFAVEAMWNITGQSCFWASMELWMGARTANPELREALSGVEHRMLGILRDRADELFGAEVTARPDYVRTREVMITSMRGARLAYTFHPRDPETDPSLGYWEAMFAEIVGSRG
- a CDS encoding NAD(P)H-dependent flavin oxidoreductase is translated as MSLPEILQTPLTVPVVASPMFIASGPALVSAQCQAGVIGSFPALNARPASQLADWLDEITESNAAYAAANPDAVVAPFAVNQIVHRSNIRMEEDLATIVEHKVPIVITSLGARPDVNEAVHSYGGIVLHDVVNDTFAHKAVERGADGLIAVAAGAGGHAGTLSPFALVQEIRTWFDGPLLLSGAIAHGRSILAALAAGADFAYVGSAFLATDEANVVDDYKDMVVASRADDIVYSSTFTGVHGNYLRGSIEAHGFDPANLPKPESGPNPLSGGLGEVRAWRDVWGSGQGIGSVAKRTTVAETVDRLAAEYRAAREGLLERVGAAV
- a CDS encoding ImmA/IrrE family metallo-endopeptidase, with the protein product MTVRVDVEPDLLRWAAERAGWDRETVERRAPRFEAWITGTARPTLKQLEAFAKATHTPFGLLFLPRPPVEEVPIPDMRTIGNDDIAAPSANLLDTIYTCQNRQDWYRGYVEEHGIDSPDFVGAARASDPAEQVAAQIRQRLDFEVADRRGLAGPSAALRALIDRVESLGVLVMVSGIVGSDTHRRLDPDEFRGFALADPVAPLIFVNGSDTKAAQLFTLIHELAHVWLGGSALSDAAPTATSGVTDELWCNRVAAEVLVPRSVLHDEFNGHADQIEITRLARLFRASTLVVIKRLFDITLLDWADYQQVYNDERARLLSFIRDTKRSDGGDFYNTQPLRLSRRFTRSVIGSTVEGTTAYRDAYQLLGTKTHATFEKLAERVGVA
- a CDS encoding DUF4411 family protein, which encodes MYLVDANVLIEAKNRYYAFDLAPGFWDWIDHAHQQNLVCSIDAVYTELTVGTDALATWAERRPTFFRPIDEATTRHFAPLTQWATSTGFTPAALSKFTGDNTDYLLIAYAREHDHVVVTHEISQPTARKRVLIPDACHAMGVHTVNTFDMLRASGARFGLQLPA
- a CDS encoding UvrD-helicase domain-containing protein; the protein is MIDIAADDSKRRLQYHVDDVEQRLRAAEEMLAKHLEVDRVGRTAARTYRLNSDGIRESLKARITRDGPVAARAWLRHANFRSAVADSDFAGLAVGHVKSWCREHMSGFVPDDEQAIAIAAAGAHAIVEARAGSGKTATMIARAAYLIDVHGVDPRSIMFLAFNTAAAQEVADRLAKYLPDATVPHAMTFHALAKRIARPPENILVDSSETSRPLSRLVQTVIDEFVHDPAHINRVRDLMLEYARQDWAEISRRGDDLPPELQVQFRRSLRQETIRGEYVKSFGEKLIANTLAEHGIAYRYEKFFAWNGSPYHPDFTIFDAQHRARIVIEYFGMTGDADYDEQTSQKRAFWKEHNASVQPSDQVHFLEYAPRDIARPDFPDMLLADLAEIGLSPDRLSEDEIWSQIRKRSIGKFTDIITSTINRARQRRWSGSDLRAEWARFDSSAAIVDEFMELGAEAVDRYAELLVETSQIDFTGLLWRAVDEMAAGAVEFGRGGRVEGDIRTLRYIIVDEFQDFSPVFYELLRQVLDAAPQAEVMAVGDDWQAINEFAGSTTKYFTDFDEYFPGGKRFQLRSNRRSIGRVVALGNAVMEGHGFPAWPIVRGDGEIRELVLDDLVPTRHEAEQFSGDLLTPALLRLIASHLDADPPRSVAVLDRRRTRSYWTSIDGKSIELKGIEEYGARLLRLLDRGDVDVQFGTVHGFKGREADAVILTAVDVESYPLVHPTWALGTVFGDTFPSLVEAERRLFYVGTSRPKNYLDVLVPRTGQSMFWSRLPASLIIRKATWAELRTAVQDRSDRVEIRVFFSKLSDDEFQVVRSWLKENRFKFSSRTGAKYWWTVLDELDEDRARDSWIGRHAGVTLEGWQNDRLIFSHPRPRRPF